The DNA region CAAGGGACAAATGTTTTTTCAAAAATGGTTTCAGGACAGAATTTAGATGTCATGGGACCACTCGGAAAGGGATTTGATACCGATTTTCTCAAAGAAGGGGATCATATCCTCCTCATCGGTGGAGGAATAGGAGTGCCTCCCTTAATTGAAGTAGCCAAGCGAGCCGTTCACCGTGGTGCAAAGGTTACGTCAGTCATTGGTTTTGCCACAAAAGAGGCAGTTATTTTAGAAGAAAAATTAGGCCGCTATGGACAGGTCTATGTTACAACGGATGATGGTTCCTACGGGAAAAAGGGGAATGTTGCTTCGGTTGTTAATCACCTATCTGAAGGATTTGCTGCAATCTATTCCTGTGGTGCACCAGCTATGATGAAGTATGTTGACCAACGCTTTCAGGATCATCCACATGCCTATGTTTCTCTGGAAGCTCGTATGGCTTGTGGAATGGGGGCTTGTTATGCCTGTGTTGTCAAGCCCAAGCAGGGACCAGAACATGAAAATAAGCGGGTTTGCAAAGAAGGTCCAGTCTTTGCAACAGGCAGTCTAAATTTATAGGAGAATGGTATGAATAAACGACTAGCGATTTCATTGCCGGGATTAGAGTTGAAAAATCCTATCATTCCTGCTTCGGGGTGTTTCGGTTTTGGTCAGGAATATGCAGGCTATTACGACCTAAATCAACTTGGTTCTATCATGATTAAGGCGACGACTCGTCACCCACGTTATGGTAATATGACTCCTCGGGTTGCCGAGACTCCAGCAGGAATGCTCAATGCCATTGGATTACAAAATCCGGGTGTGGATGTAGTTTTATCTGAAAAACTACCATGGCTTGCGAGCAACTTTCCAAGCCTACCCATCATTGCCAATGTAGCTGGTTTTTCAAATGAAGAATATGCTTATGTTTCTGGCAAGCTGTCCAAAGCTTCAAATGTAAAAGCCATTGAGTTAAATATCTCCTGTCCTAATGTCGATCACGGGAACAAGGGGCTACTCATCGGACAGGTTCCAGAGCTTGCATATGCTGCTGTAAAAGCAGCGGTCGCATCCTCGTCCGTTCCTGTTTTTGTCAAATTGACACCGAGTGTAGCTGATATTACTTTGCTTGCCAAAGCAGCAGAAGATGCAGGTGCTAGTGGACTGACGATGATAAATACTTTAGTTGGTATGCGGTTTGATCTCAAAACGCGTCAGCCAATTCTGGCGAACGGAACAGGTGGTATGTCTGGACCTGCAATATTTCCAGTTGCTTTGAAGCTCATTCGTCAAGTTGCTCAAACGACGAACCTGCCGATTATCGGTATGGGGGGAGTTGATTCGGCAGATAAAGCGATAGAGATGATGATTGCTGGTGCATCTGCAATCGGTATTGGTACAGCAAACTTTACAAATCCCTTTGCCTGTCCTACGATTATTAAAGACTTACCAGAGTGTATGGATAATCTGGGTATCAGTAGCTTAGAAAAATTGCGCCAAGAGGTCAAGCTCAGCTTGGGCTAGCATTGACAAACATAGAATAAAAGAATAAGATAAAAGAAAATATCTCCTTTAACTAAGTCCAGAGAGGCTGAAAAGGTGTCATGTAAAAAAACTTGAGGCACTGTTCTCAGGCTGGTTTCGTGTAACCCACCTCTGTCCAATCTGGCAGGGGTTTTTGTGTAGATGAAAGGATTTTATGAAAGAAAAACGACCAATCATTGCCTTAGATTTTGCTAGTAGAGAAGAAGTTAAGTCTTTTCTTGAACAGTTTCCATCACAGGAAAAGCTCTATGTGAAGGTGGGAATGGAATTGTATTACGCGGAAGGGTCAAACATCATCGCCTATCTGAAAGGTTGTGGCCACAGTATTTTTCTAGACCTAAAACTTCATGATATTCCAAATACCGTTGAGGCAGCAATGCGGGTCCTAGCTGGAATGGGTGTTGATATGACGAATGTTCATGCGGCCGGTGGTGTGGAAATGATGCAGGCTGCTAAACGAGGTTTGGGGACAAAAGCAGTCTTGATTGCAGTTACTCAGTTGACATCAACATCGGAAGAGCAGCTGAGGAATGACCAGAACATCCAAACTAGTCTACAAGAAGCAGTGGTTCATTATGCCAAAAAGGCAGCTCAAGCAGGGCTAGATGGTGTTGTTTGTTCAGCTCAGGAAGTAGCTATGATTAAGCAGGCAACTGAGCAAGATTTTATCTGTCTGACACCGGGAATTCGTCCGATAGGTAGCGATGTAGGAGATCAAAAGCGAGTTATGACACCGGCAGATGCAGCACGTATTGGTAGTAATTACATAGTGGTTGGTCGTCCCATTACAAAAGCAGAAAATCCTTATCAAGCCTATTTAGACATCAAGAAAGAATGGAATACAGAAGTGGATAAGATGGGGCAGTAAGAGGGGAAAAGACATATTAAGCAATTACACATTATAAAGTTGATACGGGCTCACGTGTCAAGCATTCTATGGAACTTACGAGTTTATCTGGCGAGATAAGCTTGGAAAAACAGAACACGCATTACATGAGGAGGTCTATTATGACACTAGCAACGGAAATCGCATCATACTTGTTGGATATTAAGGCAGTTCATCTGCGTCCGGAAAAGCCTTTTACATGGGCATCGGGGATCAAATCGCCAATTTATACTGACAATCGCATTACGCTTTCTTATCCTGAGACCCGTAATCTGATTGAGGATGGGTTTGTTCAGCGTATTGAAGAAGAATTTCCAGAAGTTGAAGTAATCGCGGGAACAGCGACAGCAGGGATTCCGCATGGAGCCATTATTGCTGATCGGATGAATTTACCATTTACCTACATTCGTAGCAAGCCCAAAGATCATGGAGCCGGTAATCAGCTAGAAGGACGTATTGTCAAGGGACAAAAAATGGTCATTATTGAGGATTTGATTTCTACGGGTGGTTCGGTTCTTGATGCAGTTGCTGCCGCAGAACGTGAGGGTGCAGATGTGGTAGGTGTAATTGCTATTTTCACTTATGAACTGCCACGTGCAGAGCGTAATTTTGATAATGCTGGTGTGAAGCTAGTGACACTTAGCAATTACTCGGAACTCATCAAAGTAGCTAAGGTACAAGGTTATATCAATGCAGATGGCTTGAATTTGCTTAAAAAGTTCCGTCAAAATCAAGAAACTTGGCAAGAAGAATAGAATCTAGAACCTCAAGGTGTACGATTTTTAGGAACTAATTCTGTAAAATGGTATAATAGTCACTGAGTACTTTAAAGTACAAAAATGACAGTATGAGGAGAAAATCATGATTTCAGTTATCGTGCCTTGCTTTAATGAGGAAGAGGTAATCCCTTATTTTTACGAGGCCATGGAAAAAGTCCGTAGGGAGATGGAAGAAGAGTTTGAGTATCTTTTTGTTAACGATGGATCAAAAGACGGTACTCTAAAGGTTCTACGTCAGTTGGCTACTGAGGATACAAAAGTTCGCTATCTTTCCTTTTCACGAAATTTTGGGAAAGAAGCTGCACTCTATGCTGGTTTACAAGAAGCCCAAGGAGATTTGATAACAGTTATGGATGTTGATCTTCAGGACCCACCGGAAATGTTGATAGAGATGAAGGCGCTACTTGAAGCCAATTCTGATTTGGATTGTGTGGGGACCCGCCGTGTAAGTAGAGATGGGGAGCCGCCGATTCGTAGTTTTTTTGCCAAGCTATTTTACAAGTTGATGAATAGGATTAGCCAGGTGGAAGTAGTGGATGGTGCTCGTGATTTTCGTCTGATGAGACGTCAGATGGTGGATGCAATTTTATCAGTCTCAGAGTACAATCGCTTCTCTAAGGGAATCTTTGCATGGATTGGTTTTGAGACGAAATACCTACATTATAAAAATGTGGAACGTGTTGCTGGGGCCACAAGCTGGTCTTTTTGGAAGTTGCTATCCTATTCTGTTGAGGGGATTATCAATTTTTCGGACACACCATTGAATCTCGCATCTTACACAGGTTTTTTCACTTTCCTGTTATCCCTTGTTTTGATGGCTCTAATTGTCTTTAAAACTCTGGTATTTGGAGAAGCAACTATCGGCTGGCCTTCAACCATTTGTATTATCCTTTTTTTAGGTGGATTGCAGTTGATGACGATTGGTATCCTTGGTAAATATTTGGCAAAAGTATTCTTAGAAACAAAAAAACGTCCGATTTATATCATTAAGGAAAAAAGTTCTAATTAGGAGTTACAGTATGAAACATTCGGCTTGGCATGACTTGATAAAGACCCAGTTGCCAGAGCATTATTTTGGAAAGATCAATCAATTTTTAGATTATGTTTATGCTGGTGGAATAGTCTATCCACCGCGTGAGAAGGTTTTTGCAGCCATTCAGACTACAGCTTTAGATAAGGTTAAGGTCGTTATCTTGGGACAGGATCCCTATCATGGTCCACAACAGGCTCAAGGCTTGTCTTTTTCAGTACCGAATACGGTTCCTGCGCCGCCATCTCTTCAAAATATTCTCAAGGAACTAGCTAATGATATTGGTATCAAGGAGGAACATGACTTGACCTCTTGGGCTGAACAAGGTGTCCTTTTGCTCAATGCTTGTTTAACTGTGCCAGCAGGGCGAGCAAATGGACATGCTGGTCAGATTTGGGAGCCTTTTACAGATGCAATTATAAAAGTGGTTAATAATCTGGAACAGCCGGTTGTATACATTCTATGGGGCTCCTATGCTCGTAAAAAGAAAGCTTTAATTACCAATCCCAAGCATTTGATTATTGAGTCAGCCCACCCGAGTCCCTTATCAGCCCATCGTGGCTTCTTTGGTAGTCGGCCTTTCTCGCAGACAAATGATTTTCTAATTGCTCAGGGGTTAGTTGGTATTGATTGGTTGAAATAATCAATGCCCTAATTCCTCATTTTTAAACTCGGGTTCTGAGGAATTTAGAAACATAGAATCAGGCTCTGCAAAATTGAAACTATACTTTGTCAACCAGCTTTTCCGAAGCTCAGTTTTATTTGTGGCTTTATTTCTTCATCTGGTTTTGATTTTCATTTGGTATCTTCCATTTATTTTTAACTAGATTTGCTTTAGGCAGTTTCGTAGCTGTTGAGGTGGTTATTTCTGATTTTTATTTTAATAACAAAGGAGAACATAAATGTTTTTAGTAAAGAATGGTCGGGTGATGGATCCTAAGTCTGGATTAGACAAGGTTTGTGATATTTTAATTCAAAATAAAAAAATCATTAAGGTAGCAGAGAAGATTGAAGGTGATTTTGCAAAAGTTCTGGATGTGACGGGATTAGTAGTTGCGCCGGGTCTAGTAGATGTACATGTACACTTTCGGGAACCGGGGCAGACACACAAGGAGGATATTCATACAGGGGCATTAGCTGCCGCAGCCGGTGGTTTTACCTCAGTTGTCATGATGGCCAATACCAATCCGACCATTTCAACCGTTGAGACCTTGCAAGAAGTACTGGCTTCAGCTCAGAAGGAAGCGATTCACATCTATAGCGTAGCGACAATTACAGATTGTTTTGATGGACAAAATTTAACAGATTTTTCAGCCTTATTAGAAGCAGGAGCAGTAGCATTTTCAGATGATGGTATTCCACTAACAAATGCTGGTGTTGTGAGAAAGGCTATGAAGTTGGCCAAGGAGCAGAATTGTATCATCAGTCTTCATGAAGAAGATCCGGATTTGAATGGTATTTTAGGACTCAACGAACAAGTGGCAGCCAAGCATTTTCATGTATGTGGTGCGACTGGTGTAGCAGAGTATAGTATGGTAGCGCGAGATGCCATGATTGCTTATGAAACGGGTGCGCGGGTTCATATCCAACATTTATCGAAAGCTGAGTCAGTCAAAGTAGTGGAATTTGCCCAACATCTTGGCGCTAATGTAACAGCAGAGGTAGCACCTCAACACTTTTCTAGAACAGAAGATTTGTTGTTGACTAAGGGGGCTAACGCAAAAATGAATCCGCCTCTTCGCTTAGAAAGTGATCGGTTGGCTGTTATAGAAGGGTTAAAATCTGGAGTCATTACCGTTATCGCAACAGATCATGCACCACATCATGCTGATGAGAAAAGTGTAACCGATGTGACGCAGGCACCTTCTGGTATGACTGGACTAGAAACCTCCCTTTCTTTGGGCTTGACCCATCTGGTGGAAGAAGGTCACTTGACGCTTTTGGAACTACTAGAGAAGATGACCATCAATCCAGCTCAACTATACGGTCTTGATGCGGGTTATTTAGCTGAAAATGGACCAGCAGATTTAGTTATATTTGATCCAGATGCAGAACGAATTGTTGCTTCGGATTTTGCTTCAAAAGCAGTCAATTCACCATTTATTGGAGATTGTTTGAAGGGAAAAGTTTCCTATACAATAGCGGATGGGCAGGTTGTTTTTGGAAAATAGAAAATGAGAGCTTGGGACAAAAAGATTTTCAATTTTGAAAATCTCAATTATCAAGTCCTTTAGATCTAGAATTGAACAAAAAAAGCGAACAAAACTAGTTTTCTGACAATCAGAATCTTGGTTTGTTCGCTTTTTATATATGAGATTGGACTATTGTCCCAACCTCTTTTGTCGAACCTTTTTAAACTGTAAGCG from Streptococcus ruminantium includes:
- a CDS encoding dihydroorotate dehydrogenase electron transfer subunit; translated protein: MILKEQMMIVEQVQLAPRIFAMTLKGNMVREMKMGQFIHIRVPDDSMLLRRPISISEIDVENSQCRIIYRVEGQGTNVFSKMVSGQNLDVMGPLGKGFDTDFLKEGDHILLIGGGIGVPPLIEVAKRAVHRGAKVTSVIGFATKEAVILEEKLGRYGQVYVTTDDGSYGKKGNVASVVNHLSEGFAAIYSCGAPAMMKYVDQRFQDHPHAYVSLEARMACGMGACYACVVKPKQGPEHENKRVCKEGPVFATGSLNL
- a CDS encoding dihydroorotate dehydrogenase, with the translated sequence MNKRLAISLPGLELKNPIIPASGCFGFGQEYAGYYDLNQLGSIMIKATTRHPRYGNMTPRVAETPAGMLNAIGLQNPGVDVVLSEKLPWLASNFPSLPIIANVAGFSNEEYAYVSGKLSKASNVKAIELNISCPNVDHGNKGLLIGQVPELAYAAVKAAVASSSVPVFVKLTPSVADITLLAKAAEDAGASGLTMINTLVGMRFDLKTRQPILANGTGGMSGPAIFPVALKLIRQVAQTTNLPIIGMGGVDSADKAIEMMIAGASAIGIGTANFTNPFACPTIIKDLPECMDNLGISSLEKLRQEVKLSLG
- the pyrF gene encoding orotidine-5'-phosphate decarboxylase, which translates into the protein MKEKRPIIALDFASREEVKSFLEQFPSQEKLYVKVGMELYYAEGSNIIAYLKGCGHSIFLDLKLHDIPNTVEAAMRVLAGMGVDMTNVHAAGGVEMMQAAKRGLGTKAVLIAVTQLTSTSEEQLRNDQNIQTSLQEAVVHYAKKAAQAGLDGVVCSAQEVAMIKQATEQDFICLTPGIRPIGSDVGDQKRVMTPADAARIGSNYIVVGRPITKAENPYQAYLDIKKEWNTEVDKMGQ
- the pyrE gene encoding orotate phosphoribosyltransferase, with amino-acid sequence MTLATEIASYLLDIKAVHLRPEKPFTWASGIKSPIYTDNRITLSYPETRNLIEDGFVQRIEEEFPEVEVIAGTATAGIPHGAIIADRMNLPFTYIRSKPKDHGAGNQLEGRIVKGQKMVIIEDLISTGGSVLDAVAAAEREGADVVGVIAIFTYELPRAERNFDNAGVKLVTLSNYSELIKVAKVQGYINADGLNLLKKFRQNQETWQEE
- a CDS encoding glycosyltransferase family 2 protein, whose protein sequence is MMISVIVPCFNEEEVIPYFYEAMEKVRREMEEEFEYLFVNDGSKDGTLKVLRQLATEDTKVRYLSFSRNFGKEAALYAGLQEAQGDLITVMDVDLQDPPEMLIEMKALLEANSDLDCVGTRRVSRDGEPPIRSFFAKLFYKLMNRISQVEVVDGARDFRLMRRQMVDAILSVSEYNRFSKGIFAWIGFETKYLHYKNVERVAGATSWSFWKLLSYSVEGIINFSDTPLNLASYTGFFTFLLSLVLMALIVFKTLVFGEATIGWPSTICIILFLGGLQLMTIGILGKYLAKVFLETKKRPIYIIKEKSSN
- a CDS encoding uracil-DNA glycosylase; translation: MKHSAWHDLIKTQLPEHYFGKINQFLDYVYAGGIVYPPREKVFAAIQTTALDKVKVVILGQDPYHGPQQAQGLSFSVPNTVPAPPSLQNILKELANDIGIKEEHDLTSWAEQGVLLLNACLTVPAGRANGHAGQIWEPFTDAIIKVVNNLEQPVVYILWGSYARKKKALITNPKHLIIESAHPSPLSAHRGFFGSRPFSQTNDFLIAQGLVGIDWLK
- a CDS encoding dihydroorotase — its product is MFLVKNGRVMDPKSGLDKVCDILIQNKKIIKVAEKIEGDFAKVLDVTGLVVAPGLVDVHVHFREPGQTHKEDIHTGALAAAAGGFTSVVMMANTNPTISTVETLQEVLASAQKEAIHIYSVATITDCFDGQNLTDFSALLEAGAVAFSDDGIPLTNAGVVRKAMKLAKEQNCIISLHEEDPDLNGILGLNEQVAAKHFHVCGATGVAEYSMVARDAMIAYETGARVHIQHLSKAESVKVVEFAQHLGANVTAEVAPQHFSRTEDLLLTKGANAKMNPPLRLESDRLAVIEGLKSGVITVIATDHAPHHADEKSVTDVTQAPSGMTGLETSLSLGLTHLVEEGHLTLLELLEKMTINPAQLYGLDAGYLAENGPADLVIFDPDAERIVASDFASKAVNSPFIGDCLKGKVSYTIADGQVVFGK